The bacterium genomic sequence ACCAAACCGGGCTGTGTACCTGGAGAAGTTGGGAGTTGCGTTAAAGGACCTATCGAAGCGTCATTTTGAATCAATTTCGCCAGACCAAAATCCAGGATTTTTAGGCGTCCATCTTTCGTGATCATCAGATTTTCAGGTTTCAAATCCCGATGAACAATTCCTTTATCGTGAGCGGCGGAAAGCCCACGAGCGAGTTGCAAAGCATAGTCAACAGCTTTTCTTTGGGTTAGCGCGCCGGATGCTAATTTTTCGCGAAGCGTCTCTCCTTCCACGTATTCTGAAACCAGATATGGAGAGCCATCTGCCATTCCTGTGTCATAAACAGAAAGGATGTTCGGATGATTCAATATGCCGATGGCCTGCGCTTCCTGTTCAAACCGTTGTAAGCGATCCGGATCTTTCGCAAAATCGGCCGGCAACACTTTGATCGCGACGTCCCTGCGAAATTTCGGATCGCGAGCGCGATACACCGCGCCCATTCCTCCCGAACCAAGGTGTTCTACGATTTCATAAGCGCCAAGCTTTTTCCCGACTGGCACGGAAAGCGGCTCTTTCATGTTAGCGAAACTGGGTAAACCAATTTTATCAGAAACTGATGCTGCGACGCAGCCCAAGCGGAGACGGCCTTGGTGCTGTCATCCATTGGAGTGAAGAGCTGAAAACGCGCCCTCGCAGCAGGCATGTACGCTAACACCAGTCGCTGTGAAAGGCGGGCATTGAATCGATTGATCACGACGTCAAGGAATTCCTGATCGTGTAGGTCCTGGAGAAGGAACCGCATCTATATTTGAAAGACGCTTGGCAATCAATGATCGTTGCAGCAAAGCGTGGAGTGGATTAACCGATTCTACGATCGCTGAAAGTCCGGAATATGCTTTGCGGGCCGTCAAATATGGTCCGAGGGACAGTTACGCGCACAACAATCTTGGGTATTTCTTAAATAATGAAGCAATCACCCTGTCGTTGGAAGCCTATGAAATCGCATGTTCACTCGATCCACTATAGCTTTCTGCATGCGGCAATGTTAGTGGTGCTCTTTTTGATTTAGGCCGACAAGCACGGTTAAAAAGACAAGTCGTTTTATCGATCGTCACTCCACGTACTTGTTCGGGCGACATGTAACCCACTGTACCACGTACGATACCTGGCTCGGTCGGCTGCACGCTCGTCTGTAAACGCGAGAGTGCACCTTCATATTGAATCTCAGTGAGTTTAGCCAGACCGAAATCGAGAATCTTAACGCGTCCATCCTTCGTGACAAAAATATTTTCCGGTTTGAGGTCGCGATGATTAATTCCCTTATCGTGAGCCGCAGCCAAACCTGTTGCAATCTGCCGTGCGAATTCAGTTGCTTCTTTTTTCGTAATTCCGTTGCGTAAACGTTCCGGAGTGTTTCACCTTCCAGTAATTCCGAAACAAGATATGGCGAACCTTCATGATTTCCCAATGTGTGAACGATGATGATGTTCGGATGGTTTAGAGATCCAGCGGTGCGAGCCTCGAGTTCAAACCTTCGCAAACGATCCGGATTTTGCGTGAAAATACAAGGAAGAATCTTGATGGCTACTTCCCGGCCGATTTCAGGATCTTTTGCGCAATACATTTCCCCCATGCCACCGGAACCAATCACCGAAATGATCTCGTAAGACCCGAGACGTGAACCGCTCACCAAGGGTATAGATGGCTACAAGTTTACTACAAAGCCTATTTTCGGTTTGCTCGAAATGCCTGCAGTCGTTTAGAATGCAAACGTGAAACTTTCCTCAGAAACGACTATAATCAGTCAAGAAAAACTACGAGACTATATCTTGAATCCATCGAATCCTGACGGCAGATCGAAAGCACGTTTTCTTGAAGAAATAGGTTACCAACAAAAAGACTGGCAAGGTCTGGAAGCCGATCTTAGAGTGCAGCATCTTTCCACGGCGGCCTCAACTGGAAGGAGCTCGGAGTATGGGAAGAAGTATGAAATTGTTGCTCCGCTGACTGGACCGAACGGCCAAACGCGTTGGTTTCGATCCATCTGGATGATTCGCAAAGGTGAATCTGTCGCAAGGTTCATTACACTTATACCGGAAAGGAGACCATGAGCTTCCCATTGTTTTCCAGGGTTGTTTTGACTGTAGACTATCCGGATGAAAAGCTGTTGAAAGGAGACATGGGTACGATTGTTGAGCACCACGCACCCACCAATGAATATCCGGAAGGTTATGAAGTGGAGTTTTTTGCCGGTAACGGTGAAACTATAGCTGTGGTTTCAATTCCCGCTGCCGCGTTGCGCTCCGCAACCAGTAAAGACGTCCTGCATGTCCGGCAATTGACCCCTGCATAATACTCGCCGCTCTTACCGCTTAAAAGCACGGAAGAATGGATGTTCTCGTGTGTAAGCGGTAAAGTATCCTTGCATCTGTGAAATGAAGCCCAAAATTCTGTTTGCATTCAGAATCGGTTTGCAGTTTTGCGTTTGTTTTGCGCGATTTTGCAAAGTCTCGCGTACTTTTTCTCGACTATCTCGACGAGAGAATTACAACTTTTAAGCAGAGGGTCGCTGGTTCGAGTCCAGCACGGCGCTTATCCGGATGAAATCGAAGAGATCTTCTACATCAAGAACAAACTACGAAAAACGCGGGAAGATAGATATCTCTTGTACGGTATGACTGACGAAGGCCGTTATCTTTTTGTCGTTTTCGTTGTCAGCAGACTCGCAGGCAAGAACGTTGCAAGGGTCATTTCCGCCCGCGACATGACAAAAAAGGAAAAGAGTTACTATTTGAAGAAATAGAGTCCGATGAGAAAAGCAAAGAAACAAGTACCCCTCTTTACAAGTGAACAAGAAGAATTTGATTTTTGTTCCACCCAGGACAGCATGGACTACCTGAACGATACTGAGGAAATTCGAGAAAAACTCGAATTGACAAAGCGCAAACTGCCAAAGCAGCGAATTACAATGCTTCTCGATCCCAGGCTTAAGCTAAAGTTGGAGCGAATAGCTGCGGAAAAAGGGATTCCGTATCAAACTCTAATTCAACTATGGTTAAGGGAAAGGGTAAATCAGGAAATTAAGCGCAAATTGGCATCGTGATCAGCTGGATCGTGTTGATTCCGGAATCTCCAATCCTGCTTTGCGGAGTCCTTCCAGCAGTTGATCCATCAGCCCACTGGCATAATGCCAGGGTTCGATGTACCGGCGCGCATGGACAGCAAACTCCGGATCGATTGCAATCAGCTCGTTCACAGCCGACTCGGCTTCCGTTTTGCGGCCGAGTTCTCCGCAGACCGATGCGATGACCAGAGGCGGCCAGAAGAAGCCCGGCATGTTGACGCGTTTGGCCTGTTCCAGCGCTTGATCGTATTCACCTCTGCTGTAGTAATCCCAGATCAAAGAGAAATGAAACCAGCCGGCATGATGTGGATTTAGTTCCATTGCTCGCCGCGCGACGGTTGCGCCACGATCAAAGTTGCGTGTATGAACCAAAACGAGACCAGCAACTGCAAGCATGTGACTGTTTCGTGGGTTCAAAGAGATGGCTCGTTCCACCGTTGCCGGAAGTGCCCCCACATCACGGCGGAAAAACTGCGCCCAGGTGAGCGCTTCATAGGCGATCTGGCTGGCTCGATTTAATTCCACCGCGCGCTGAGCAGCCATCAGGCATCGATCGAGTGAATTCGGAAGTTCGTTAAACCCGAAAGCAAACTCATGATAATACACAAGCGACAAACAACCCCAGATGTCTGCATTTCGCGGTATTCTTTCGACCGCTCGTTCCAGAGTTGTTCGTATTCTTGCATGTTCTTCCGGCGTGAGTTTCGTCCAGTAACCAAAGAAGCGAAATACAAATTCATTCGCCGATAATTGATCATCCGGCTTGGCTTCCAAACTGGCGACCATCGAACGAACGAGCACTCCAGAGTTATCGGCCAGCGTTGCAGCAACCCGATCTGTTATTTCATCCTGAATTGTAAAGATATCGGAACTTTTCAAATCACGGTTGAAGGTCTCGGCCCAGAGATTGGTCCCAGTTCGTGCATCGATTAATTGAACGTTCACTCGGATCAAGGATCCAGATTTACGGATTCCCCCCTGAATGATGTAGCGTGCTCGAAGCTGTTCTCGCGCAGCACGGATATCATGAGGCCGATCCTTCAATTCCTGAGTGGAATCCCGGGCAATTACGGAAAGATAGGAGAATTGGGACAACGCCGCGGGAATATCTTGAG encodes the following:
- a CDS encoding protein kinase; this translates as MSGSRLGSYEIISVIGSGGMGEMYCAKDPEIGREVAIKILPCIFTQNPDRLRRFELEARTAGSLNHPNIIIVHTLGNHEGSPYLVSELLEGETLRNVYATELRKKKQLNSHGRLQQVWLRLTIRELIIATSNRKIFLSRRMDALRFSISVWLNSLRFNMKVHSRVYRRACSRPSQVSYVVQWVTCRPNKYVE
- a CDS encoding C50 family peptidase — translated: MKLSSETTIISQEKLRDYILNPSNPDGRSKARFLEEIGYQQKDWQGLEADLRVQHLSTAASTGRSSEYGKKYEIVAPLTGPNGQTRWFRSIWMIRKGESVARFITLIPERRP
- a CDS encoding DUF4926 domain-containing protein translates to MSFPLFSRVVLTVDYPDEKLLKGDMGTIVEHHAPTNEYPEGYEVEFFAGNGETIAVVSIPAAALRSATSKDVLHVRQLTPA
- a CDS encoding BrnT family toxin, which gives rise to MFCAILQSLAYFFSTISTRELQLLSRGSLVRVQHGAYPDEIEEIFYIKNKLRKTREDRYLLYGMTDEGRYLFVVFVVSRLAGKNVARVISARDMTKKEKSYYLKK
- a CDS encoding BrnA antitoxin family protein — translated: MRKAKKQVPLFTSEQEEFDFCSTQDSMDYLNDTEEIREKLELTKRKLPKQRITMLLDPRLKLKLERIAAEKGIPYQTLIQLWLRERVNQEIKRKLAS